Genomic window (Rhipicephalus sanguineus isolate Rsan-2018 unplaced genomic scaffold, BIME_Rsan_1.4 Seq5768, whole genome shotgun sequence):
ctaattacccctagagataagcattacagaaattattccgtgaaacgctgttcgagtgccaaaatttctctttttcgcagccgctttgtgtgccgtagctgccgccacgtcaagttgcgccagctatggaggataaaaacaactaaccgatacataatgtatgaccttcgagattccgggattgtcgctcgctaagcctacatcgttgattatttgagtatggctctcgaaaacggtgccgaatcgacacgaataccttggtgtcgaagcttcaggacgtgaacctaaagcaaattaaaagcatcagttcggagataacgagcgacagagcgcgcgacgaccacttgatagattcgaggtggacggcaatcgctttcagcggcgcggccatgtttaccgggcgtgcgtatgcgcagttcacacccggtattccggtgccggacagactaaaatcctctaatgtatacatatgcgtttcggttgcgatggctctacgtgttttggttgcgtgaatgtgtgcgcgtatgaatgtgccattttctgtgctcgattaattttatttcaaagctgtttcaacgtgatagctttactccctcggagcagtgctttcactctatcgcagacggagtactgtactccatgaggaggcgttgaatcactccctgtctagagggaattgtttcaccccggaaaagggagtgcccagcgggacaagccaaaactctcacaaagggagttccccgacgccctttcttctaagagtgtaGCGATAACCACGGAGCTGCTATCACTAAGCCAACGCCCAGCGACGGAGACACCTCGCGCAACCGAGTTCCGTCGCGCTTTCGGCTCTCGATCAGATactaggcagttttcgaatagcgtacgctaagttagcgttagtgtTTGCGGCCCTCTATTTCCGTCGCtaaacgggagcccgcaagcggttagcgtgcgacgcatgcgcagttgcgcggaAAGCCAACACAGAGCTTTGGGtgcgctattcgaaagctccctactGTCATGGAACGCGCAAAGAAACACCGCCGCTCGATCAGATACAACCACGGGACGCGCAAAGAAAGTACGCACTCCCGAAGAAGCAGCAGTGCATCGTGAAGCGTGGCTTGTCGCTGTACGAGAACGGCAACGGCAACATCGAGCAGATCCCGAATACGCGGCCAGGGAAAGCGAGAACAAGAGACGACGAGAAGATACTGCCGATCACCGTGAGTGGAATGCTGCGCGTGTCGGAGCCACGAAACGTCATCAGATCGGCCAGCTTCATCGTATCTCAAGCTttgcgcggccgagtgcaagctttcgccattttttttatttgtgttcgaCTGAGAGTGGTATTGCAGGGTCAGACGATCAGGACTTGGAGCATTATGCCAGATCAGACATACTTTCGATGCAATTCTTAATCACAGCATGGCCTCTAAAACGCGGCGGGTTAATTGTCTCGCCGATTAACAACCGCGGGAATATTCTTCTATTGTCTTTCTTATTTTGGGGGCGCAACCTTGATAGAACGGTCTAgtgccccaagaaaaaaaaaacactagaatCTGCTGCAGGCATTTCGTGGGCAATATTAAGACAATTCAAGAGGAGCACATAGCCTGGTTGCTGAAGCATTTCtttaattttcattttctttccaaGAAGGTTGAAACAGCTGGCTCGCGTCTTTTTTTACAGCCACTGTTATGGTGGCTTAAACACTACAGCGGATCTTTCAATTCCACTGAATGTGCGCCGCTTACTTTTACTGCTGAATGCACAAAGCTACGTCTAATAATAAAAGTAAGCTtcgtctttccttttttttcagcgtgGCTATATCTGAGCTTTTCGGGCATTCTTGCGTTGCATTCGGCTTACATATACGCCTTTGGATGACTCGCTTCCGACTGGCAAATGACGCGGCGTGTTTGCACCTGCCGGCTATATGTCTGCTCTGCATCGGTAAGTCTCTTTATAAGGACGCATTTCTTTCCAGAGAGCTTTCATACAGGTTAAAGCTTAACATGTCCAGGAAATAAAACCCGTATTTAAACTTAGGCGGTTTTTCGACGGGACGTTGATCCTCGTTCGGTCGACACACCGGTTTCAGCAATATTGCATCCGTCCGCTGAGTTACTTCTTTAACATTGGGGACGTGGCGCGTTTTTTAGAGTCGCCTGCCTTAAGCGATGTTGATTCGAGCCCTGGATGATGTCCATTCAAGGCTTCAACATTCTGAAACCCAGCAAGCAGTTGCAGTGCAAAGCGCGCAGACGGTGTGTGCTCACTTGCACCGTAATGGGTATTCATACGAGGGAGAAATTGGCGGTGGACACAGgaggattgcggatcacgtgaccacgtcgtcacggattagtgagtgggcgcgacccccccgcgactcctcggaggagacggggaccttttccccgacaggacaaacgatcccttGGCGGTGGCGGGGCGGGATATgacggaatttcgggctcttgtttggccacatcgttgctcttgcccctccccccctggctacgccactgaggtCGACCATCTGGCCTAACGCACCGGGCGCACGGTTCCTTGCGTCGTCCATAGGGCATAGCAGtgccaataaaaagaaaagaaatgcgttCCAGAGTACTCGTCAAGTTCATTGATTTTGTGACCTCCCTTAAAACATGTCACGTGCACTTCTGCAGAAGCAACTTCTTGTTGCCACAGAAGAGGGAGGCGGGTTATGTAAGAAACACATCTATTTTTGTAGTTTCTCTGCTGTGGCTTGCATAGCAGCCGGCCCATCTCGAGCAGCTGTGCAAGTTGCAAACGCAGTAGGCTGTTAAGGACACAGATTTTCATTTACTAGCTTCATTTGCGTTTCTGGCCTTGCTACAGCACATATCCTGTGAACCCTCCCTTTCTTCCAACCCACAAACACACACCGTGATTTGTGAGTAGTGGTGTTCTGGCCTACCTAATTAACTCGCACGCTACCGGCACTTGCTAGCACTTGCTATTATTGGCTAGTGTCGGTTAAATTATGGCTAATACCGGCTAGTATTGGCTGATATTAGGTAACTGATCACCAATGTTGGCCAGATATGGTTGAAGGATCGCTATATTTATCTAATGTTGACAAAATTATGGCAACAGCTGTCTAGTTTGGGCTAATGTAATATGTTACCAGTTATAGGCTCTTAAAAGAGCAACATTGCGTTCATTCAAGCTCATTTGTATGATCTGGTTCTTGGGCTCGCAAACACGTGGACAACCACGTGGGTTGGTTGTGCTTAAATATTTCCTAGCTTTCTTCTGAGTCAGTTAGGGATTGTGAACAGCAATCTTCTCGTGATTGGCACTGCAGTTAACGGATGCGCTGCGCCACGTACCTGGTGCATAAGTTTCTTCGGCTGCGCTGAACAACTTGTTAAATATCTCGAAGGAGTCGTGAAAGAGACGTTCGATCGCTTTCTCCCTGCGGCGATACAAGACTCCCAACCAGGGTGCGATGTCGCTCGGCAGGCCATCGGGGGCAATCTCAAAGAACCTGCGATCGATCTCTTCCATACGCTTAACTTCGTTTCTTGCTTCTTCCACCCTGCGCAGACGAGACAGCGTCGTCGCGAATTACAGGCACGCAATGCTAGATGGCCATCGTAACTTGCTTATTGAACGCCTTCCGTTAGTTCTGGATGCACGTTAAGGTTAGCGCACTTAAGGTTAATCGATACCTACAGCACCACAGATGTAGACGGTCAAACTGTCTTGAGACATTGCTCTCTTACCACTCAGGGGGACCTCAAATTTTGCTATCATGAATGAATGCGTctacgcaatttttttttgtcaggcaCTTAAGCCTAACTGGAAACATCACATGTACAGTCCCTTTCTACAACGCAACAATGGCGACGCTTTAGCACGGGTTCTGCTTGCAACGACCGATATTACCGTAATCCAACCTTTCTCTCGCTCTTAAAGGCCGAAGCCTTAGGcgcctaatcaaacgcgaaaaggaCCGTCTGTTGCTTCAACACGGGTGATTAAAATTATCGCCATGTTATGACGTCACCCAACGACGTCCTCATGAGGTCACAGGTCGctaaaatttgcgacgtcatcatggcgtgacGTGATATGAcggcgtcatcacatggcattgtTACATGgacaaaagtgggccgatcccggaggcactacaaAACTACGCGAgcttgcagaaagcttgcacgcCTCCGATCTCtggagaaggaaggaaaacaggagagaggaaagacagggatgttaaccagtttggcataaccggtatgctaccctgtacagggtgAAGGGATGGAGGAGATCGAAAggagagtaaagaaagagagaaagagaggggaacacacacgcacacacataacgtcacagcgcagagcggcagtcttgtgcagtatgcggcatcattaaaaagacTTACACGACCGATCTCTGGAAAGACAGTGCAAAAACACGTTAGCTGCGCAAAATGGAAAAAGTGAGAACAAAAAGATGATAGTTTTcctcttccagtcgtcttaggcaaaggCATAATAGATATTGTTAATTTCTGCACCAAATCCCACTTTAGGAGCATAAAATCTTAACGGTAAAGAGACAAAAACAATGACAGAGAATGTTCCGTACGTGGCGCCGTAGACGGAAACCCCTATGAGGGTGAAGAGGATCTTCAGAAAAGGCTCCCTTGATTCCACAACCTGCGGGCCTTCTTTCAAGGAGTCCACGTAATTGTCGACCACGTCTGTGGACAGCTTTTCGAGGGACTCGCTGACTGCATACTTCCTGCAATCAAATTTCATCAAAAATAAGAACCAAGGAAAAATCCTGTATGCCTTGCGTTCAAGGTAAAGGCACCATTCAATCTGCTTGAGGATGCGTGTCTCATAGACGTAGCTTAGCTCGTTCGCAAAGCACTTAGCAACGAATGAGAAGCACACGTTTCGCTGACATTCTCTGTGTCGCGATCCGGATTGCATAATAGAATTTCATCGCTGCTGCGTGATGTCCTACGAGAAACTGCGTGTGTAACGGGAAAGTTTTCTTCTGGACATTTCATTAGTAATGCTGAAAGAAGAGATACATTTTTTTTGACATTGAGAAGGTCCCGTCATGTAACATGTTCGCGACGATATTGCGGTCATGCTGCTCACTCTCGGTAAGTGCCCCGTATTGCTCCAGAATAGTTCAAAATGGACACAAAAGCACCAGCTGTGTGCCGAGGATTACAAACCTGACAGCAAGAAGAGCCACCTTTCGAAGCGCCTTCCAACGCGGGTTGTAATCCTCGAACATGATGTCGTGATGTCCCTGGGTTTGAAGGGCACCTGGAATGGGTAAGTATAGTTACAACGAAACAAAATAACGTTGGGGCGAAGCAACGTTTATGCACTGGTCGCTTGTAGAATCAGTTAGGACAAAACATTCCTGGTCTTGTATTAGCTGGAGCCAGAAGTGGTCGCAGTGCATCGTCGATGAATTGGGGAACTATTACGTGAGAACGACTACCATAAGAGAACATCCTAAGGATGGACTTCCTAAATATGGACAGGAGAGACGCGACGACGTCGCAATACCCCCGCGTTCATGAACTCAGCGGAGAGTCCCTCATTGGTACCTCCCTGAGGTACCTCGTGAGGTACCTGAGGGAGGACAACTCACTAGGCGCGGGGACACATGATCCGACCCACGGTGCGAGACGTACCCTTAGTGCGCGAACCCCCTTTTCTCGCTTCCTCGTGCGTCTTTACTTTCACACTAAGTTCGGCCAACTTGGAGCTCTCTTCTCCATTTCTTGTTCCTCCCTAGGACTTTCGCCACATCGCATCCTGCTCGACTCTCACCACTCCGCGCACCCGCTCGAATCCCTCTCTGTTTTCACAGAATAAGCAGCACATTGTTTCCGAAATACAAGTACCCGTCTCGTTCACCATGGCTGTATACAAACAGGTATATCTCTTGTTTGGTTGGGATATAATGATGTGCTGATAGAAGAACAGAGAGAGTGATGAGACGGCTATAAAGGACACCGATGAGTCTAGTGGGGAATTTCTGGAAAAAGGCTTCACGCCGGCTCACTCAAGTGAAGACTCACCCATCTTAGTTGGAAAGCGCCCGGCGAACTCGTGCCTGCGGTCGAGGAACGCCTCTCGAATCACATCGTAGCTGTTGAGCATAACCATGGGTCTGTGCGACATCCACAGTGTGAATACGTCTCCGTAGACCTTGGCCCATTCGGCTGCCTTGGTCGGGAAGTTGACCTTGCGAACACCTGCGAGGGTCGTCATGTCTTTGTGTTTCATTTATCTGATAACATAGACAGGACTCGAAGAAGCGGTCACCCGGAATATAGCACGAAAAGTGGTTTGCAATTTCCATGATACAAAATCCCAGTCACttaaaaggaagaaaacaataaacatcaAGAAATAACCAGAGGTCATTACGAAGGAAGACCCTCGCGAGGTTAGAAAAAGTTGTATAGATTGTCAGCGGATTACTCCCAATGTGTGTCCCGATCGTAACCGCTTAGGAACAGCAGTGTAAATCACTTACTCAGAAGGTTTCCCAGCAGCGGCAAAGGGAACGGCCCCCTGGGGTACTCGGACACCCGGTGGTAGAAACGGCCGACAAAGTAGGACACGATGAAGACCAGCGCAGTGGTGATCCATCGCCAGTCCCAGACAAGGGCTAACATCTCGAGAAGAGCACTCATGGCTCTTCGCCGGTCGAGCACCCAATGAGTCTGAGGACACAGAAAATAAGAAGAATCAGGTGCCCCATTTCGCGAAACACATGGAATCATTACATGGCCCTAGCTGTTGCGAGCTTAATGGACGCCATAGAGGCAACCTCTTCGGCTTCCATTTCCTTGTCTCAACACTGTGGCAAATTCTTCTAGGGAAACTGTCGGACGATTCGAAAGCGCTTTCTAGGCTCTGCCTCTCAGTGTGCCCAGGTTCACGTAAACTCGGTAGACGACCTGAATGTTGCATAAAACTGAGGACGTTAGGACTTATGAAGCTTGTTAAATTGGAGTGTGCCAGAGAAAGCGAATTTTCCATTTCATTACAGTTGGATACCTTCACAGGTAAAACTTCCACTTCAATTTGGGGCGAGCAAGGGTTACTATACGGTAACGTTAGTAACATTCAAATTTAACCTCTCCTAGTTACAGCCTTCATATACTCATCGTCTTGCGCAGATCCAGGGGGATGTCCACAAATTAATGAGCATGAGCAGAATGTCCAGGTTGCCATGAGCATGAGCATCTAGCCATTCGGCGCAACCCTGGATAAGTTGCTGAGACGCATCGGTGAGCGAATTCATTGTCTGAACGACATCGCGATGGTGGCGACGGTATGTTGCTGAGTTACTAACAAGCCTGTTTCGCGCAGCCTTCTAAACCTATTGCGCTTCATTTGCGACTTAAGAAAGAAGAAGAATCATCTTAGGAAAGTATTTCGTGCTGTAGGGTATGGTTCGAATAACGGGGAATAAATACTATACGCACAGATCTTGATGCGGCGTGATCGCAAGCTCACTATCTACTACAGTATCCCAGCTGCATGAAATAATACATTATTTGCATAAAGACGTTGCGATGGTAGGGTGCAAGTCGACTAGAGTAACCTTGGCTGTTGGCGAAGCGTCACCGCGCATGTGCGCAATGACTTCTTTGTAATTGCGACATTAGGCCATTATTCGAGTGCGGACCCCTCTTATGGCAGACCCGAACACTGCGTCTACTGAGCAGTCAACTCGTGCCGCATCCTCAACCGTTCAAAAAGACGCTAATAACAGAAATCGTTGCTTCATGACAGACGTGAGAATCTAACACTAGTCGCGCGCAATTGTGGCGCAATCTCGAAGAAATACAATGAACAAATTTACAGGCACCTAATTGGTACGTGATGTTATATTGTGACAACGGAACTAATGAATAGCAGCGAATCCGGATTCCTCCTCTATTTATAAAAGTGTCTGAGAAATTGTATTGCCTGTTCTTAAACCAATGGCATGTTTGACTGTTCGTTTTGAAAAGCTCCAGCAGCGCTTCAAGAGTTGCCCAAGACAGAAGCTTGGGTTTATTGTTAACTGAGCTAAACTAAAACGACGATATCAAAGCCTCATtaacgcctcttttttttttttgctgtccctGAACGCAGGGTTTAACTCACATGCCCCATATATGCATGCAATAGGAACAAACATTGGTCGCTGTCATTACTGGCATGTGCCTAGACAGTTCACATACCTGTTCAGAAGCAGTCATTCACCTTGACAGCGCTTTTAAAtgtcaagcatttcttagcgaacctcagcacattgtgcgtttctatctacgtatctatctatcgatccatcgatctatctagccgcctacgtctgggcgctctcccggtcgtctccacaggttgtaatataccaaaacttgCATAGcgtaggatgagtgtatgacgaacccgattcactggtgatgacatgaataactcaaaATACAGTTCGCGTACGTCATggaaccctttccctcagtcacctgtggcacatacccgcataccagagttcatgttatgcgggtatgcgcctcaggggacaacagagtctcaatcaacgcagtggCCGCGAACATAGACATTGACACatgaggaaagtgataataatagtaattgtaggggtttcacgtcccaaaaccacgatatgattatgagagacgccgtagggctccagaaatttggaccatgtggtgttctttaacgtgcactgaaatcgcacagttcacgggcctctagcacttcgcctccatcgaaaatgcgaccaccgcggcttggatagaacccgcgaccttctggtcagcggccgagcaccgtaaccactacaccacagcggccgacgcaagaaaagttagggagctgaagacatagcacccctggaagacgctgggctaccatccacttgtGCACGCGGTCCGCAACGTCGCCTACGtgtattacgcaaaaaccggggtcattgtttcctacaataactctgccgataggaccatgtccctcatgattgcCGGTGATTTCAGCAttcatttatcaaaacccaacaacgcctggttcttagaaggcatgaaagacggcttggatgtggacagggaatcACAAGACGTTGGTGCCACAGGAGGcaccatagatcatttcttcgtaaaagccaacCGCgctttccaccagctctactgcacctcgcacttcactacacttagaccgttcgtagccgcgatcacgaacagatccaataacaagtcctgcatagctgctggtgctcactgatcacggttatgatgaccttgttcaagaactgccaagaaccccttctacatatgcacacgggttcatgaaacgtgcgtgcgttctccgtcataacggataagtgtaagcataacaactgtaacgcaactcttattactgcaactgtgactgtaacgtgcgtgcagtgcgcttgcgcgtgctactcggctgtgtatatattgctacgctaacgcgacaggcaggacgaaaagaagaggaggacaaAGAGCGCTTGTTTTGCGAgtgtatcggtgccaggcggcagccattcagccccttttgcccatcagcccatcttcaaataaacatctttcatcataacagtTTAATTAGAGGTGCGGGGTACGATAACGGCGCTCTCTacgaacgacgacgcaccgacTGAAGAGACGCAGTACGTCGTGATTCGCCGAAGTAGACGAATTGCTGGTCTGCCGCCAGAGATGGATTCCGAAACGGACAACGAGCATCTGGCACTCGCTTCCGGTCTCCCGACACCGGCCGCCTCAGGTCACCCATGTCAACCCTACATCGAGCCACGAACCTTCGCAGGAAAAGCCGGTGAGGATGTGGACGCTTGGCTGAGCTTCTACCAACGGGCAAGTCGGTTCAATGGTTGGAATTCCACCGGTCAGCTTACCAATGTCggcctcttccttaagggaaccgcgtctgtgtggtatgaaaaccacgaggagagcttgacaacgtggccgaagttcgtcgacgagattaggaagtgcttcggagatccagcggccaaaaagaagcgtgccgagcaaacgctgatgcaacgcgctcaggttcctggggaaacctgcacaacgtacattgaggaagtgctcaagttgtgcaaggtcctggaccctcggatgaccgaagaggacaaagtgggtcaccttctgaaaggaattgcagaggacgtctatcagtacctcatcgcgaaggagaatctagagtccgtgagtgacgtcatccttcactgccgcacatttgaagccttgagagctcggcGCATCACACCGAAGTTCGGCCGCTTGGCCAACGTAACGACTGTCGCCAGCGTTGACGTCGCTCCAGCCCTGTATGACCTCGCGTCAATTATCCGCCAAGTGGTGCgggaagagctcgaccgacgtgaaGCGGCGTCTGTTCCGTCTCCTCGGCCTCGGGAGCCTCTTCCTTCGTGCGATCCGAGTGTGACGTCCATCAACGCTGCTTCCGTTGATGCATACAACTTCGCACCGCGTCCAATGGTACCAAGCTCTGCAGTGAACGCCCATCTCGGTTACGAGGGCCACGACGGCTTCGTACGCGGCCCATCTGCAGTTTCTCAAACGTGGGACGGCCGCGCCATGTATCCTCCCGCTGGCAATTTCAGCATGTCTCGTGAGCGCCCCATTTGCTTCCAATGtggcgtccgcggccacgtcgcccgattttgTCTTCAGCGACGCCGCATGTCAGCCCCATCAACTGAGCGACCACGCACTTTCTATCGGCGCAACAATCACCCTGGTGACAGAGCCAACTGGCCTCTCGGCCCTGATAGCAGGACGCCCTATCGGCTGAATTACTGCAGCGACTCGCCAGCTTCcgtgcggagcttgacgccaccgcctggacggcaacacaggtctccgtctcctctacgacgtctcacgtccccaccgccgggaaactaggcagcgcgaccgatggaggtgaggtcgccggtcatcttcagccacattcccctatgcctccgccagtcaccatgcATCACAACAAGATTAGTGTTTTAGTGGACAATGTTGCTACGTCAGCCTTAGTAGACACGGGGGCGAGTGTATCTGTCATCAGTCTGGATTTCAAAACCAAACTCGGTCGTAAAGTAATGTTTCACTGGGACAACGCTAACACATTTCGTGCTGTAAGTGGACaattgctccgaccccttggtgtgtgcacagtgaacgtttatttctccgacaagttatatcaagccgaatttgcagttcttgctcagtctacacatgatgtcattcttggcctc
Coding sequences:
- the LOC119377837 gene encoding cytochrome P450 1A1 (The sequence of the model RefSeq protein was modified relative to this genomic sequence to represent the inferred CDS: added 716 bases not found in genome assembly) translates to MSALLEMLALVWDWRWITTALVFIVSYFVGRFYHRVSEYPRGPFPLPLLGNLLSVRKVNFPTKAAEWAKVYGDVFTLWMSHRPMVMLNSYDVIREAFLDRRHEFAGRFPTKMGALQTQGHHDIMFEDYNPRWKALRKVALLAVRKYAVSESLEKLSTDVVDNYVDSLKEGPQVVESREPFLKILFTLIGVSVYGATVEEARNEVKRMEEIDRRFFEIAPDGLPSDIAPWLGVLYRRREKAIERLFHDSFEIFNKLFSAAEETYAPGKTENFTHAMLSAREDAIREEKGDAEYLTKGNMVQVVLNIFGAATDTSAAELQWLFLMMAKEPWIQEKIQKEIEDNIGNPPPVYKDREKMPFTVACLMETLRCFPAAPLGIPHNTTTNTKLGKLEIPKDTGVLFNAYGVNHDPKLWDEPEEFRPERFLDPATGKLRREPLPLVTFGMGPRTCPGEKLAHVDMFYILVRLLQRLSVSAGEKQPMVDVRSLRSNIFLLPAEQNITLTRRN